In uncultured Desulfovibrio sp., the sequence GACGATACGGCCCTGCCCCAGCGCCTGGCCCGGCAGGCAGCACATCTGCTCGCCGCCGGGGGACCGGACCTTTCCGCCTCGCTGGTACGCTTTGGCGGGGATGCGCTGCGTGCCCACGGCTTTGCCCATTATGTGGACTGGATCAACGGCCTGTGCCGCCACGAGGACATTGCCCGCAACCGTTTCCGCGATTCTCCCCTCTGTCATCCGTCCGTCATGTTCCGCCGCGAGGCCCTGCGGCGTTTCGGCACCTATGCCGACGGAGACTTTGCCGAGGACTGGGAACTGTGGCTGCGCTGGCTGGATGGCGGCGCGCGTATGGAAAAGCTGCCGCAGACCCTGCTGGTCTGGAATGATCCCCCCGGTCGCCTGACCCGCACCGACGGGCGCTATGCCCATGCGGCCAATAACCGGCTGCGCGCCCGCTGGCTGGCCCGACACCTGCTGCGGCAGGGCGTGACGCGCGTCTGGGTGCTGGGCGCCGGGCGGGTGGCCCGGCAGCGGCTGGCCCCGCTGTGGGCATGCGGCGTGGAGCCGGCAGGCTTCATTGACGTGGATCCCCGCAAGATCGGCCAGCGCCTGGCCGTGCAGGTGGGCGGCAGCCTGCGCCGCATTCCGGTATGCGCGCGGCAGGACCTGCCCGCAGATACCTTTGTGCTCAATGCCCTGACGGCCCATGGCGCCCCCGAGGAGGCCGCCCGCTGGCTGGCCGCAGCCGGTGTGGAAAGCGAGCGCTGGCTGCTGGCCTGAGCCGGACGTAACGGCAAAAATGGCGGCTTACTACCGTGCCATAACCGTAAATGCTTTGACATACGGGCCATGGTTCCGTACATTGAATGCGCCGATTATCACTACTACCCGTGAGGAGAAGGCGGCATGCTTGATCTCAATATCACTCTGCTTTTCCAGCTGGCAAACTTTCTCATTGCCATTTTCGTCCTCAATATTCTGCTGATCCGGCCCATTCGCGACATCATTCGCAAGCGCCGTGCCGTCATGGACGACCTGCGCGGCGAGGCCGCCAGCTTTGAGGAGGATGCCACGCAGCGCATGGCCGATTACGAGGCCGCCCTCACGCAGGCCCGCCGCGATGCCAGCGCCACCTGCGAACAGGGACGCGCGGCCGGCACGGAAGAGCAGCAGCAGCTTCTGGGAGTCGCCCAGAAGAAAGCCCAGGACATTCTGGCCCAGACCCGC encodes:
- a CDS encoding ATP synthase F0 subunit B, with the protein product MLDLNITLLFQLANFLIAIFVLNILLIRPIRDIIRKRRAVMDDLRGEAASFEEDATQRMADYEAALTQARRDASATCEQGRAAGTEEQQQLLGVAQKKAQDILAQTRRELEAEAQETLTALRGQVPALSAEVAEKVLRG
- a CDS encoding glycosyltransferase, which gives rise to MPADVLVSVLLPVWNAAPDSGRGAEGLRQTLRSLFRQQAGPEAPLPPFEIVAVDDGSTDATGTVLEALAREDARLRVQHCPHRGIVPSLHTAIHLARGRLLARMDGDDTALPQRLARQAAHLLAAGGPDLSASLVRFGGDALRAHGFAHYVDWINGLCRHEDIARNRFRDSPLCHPSVMFRREALRRFGTYADGDFAEDWELWLRWLDGGARMEKLPQTLLVWNDPPGRLTRTDGRYAHAANNRLRARWLARHLLRQGVTRVWVLGAGRVARQRLAPLWACGVEPAGFIDVDPRKIGQRLAVQVGGSLRRIPVCARQDLPADTFVLNALTAHGAPEEAARWLAAAGVESERWLLA